The following proteins are encoded in a genomic region of Gimesia algae:
- a CDS encoding GlsB/YeaQ/YmgE family stress response membrane protein: MGIFQFLLLLLVAAICGGIAQSLAGYSRGGCLTSIALGFIGALLGTWLSSILGLPELMTVDFGDQPFPILWSIIGAALFVSLLSLISFRKK; encoded by the coding sequence ATGGGAATCTTTCAATTTTTATTATTACTTCTCGTTGCTGCCATCTGTGGCGGTATTGCACAATCACTGGCAGGATATTCGCGTGGCGGTTGCCTGACTTCCATCGCACTGGGATTCATTGGCGCTTTGTTAGGCACCTGGCTTTCCAGTATACTGGGGCTACCTGAATTAATGACGGTGGACTTTGGGGATCAGCCATTTCCGATTCTGTGGTCGATCATCGGAGCTGCATTATTTGTATCGCTACTGAGTCTTATTTCATTTCGCAAGAAATGA
- a CDS encoding alkaline phosphatase family protein: MKKVILVIIDALASRVVQPALRKGLLPHFQQLIEHGVLSEECTSIFPSITPAATCTLATGAYPFEHGISGAYWYDRDWDEIAYFGSDLQAIMNEGMGRYINDFQIKLNRDRLLVPTIFEYIEQHGSLTDAVVNFMWYRGTVAHETRGYPKTKKRVNSLA; the protein is encoded by the coding sequence ATGAAAAAAGTCATATTAGTCATTATTGATGCACTGGCATCCCGAGTTGTCCAGCCAGCGTTGAGAAAAGGCTTGCTGCCTCATTTCCAGCAACTCATTGAACATGGTGTATTGAGCGAGGAATGTACCTCCATTTTCCCATCCATTACACCAGCTGCCACCTGTACCCTGGCTACAGGAGCATATCCGTTCGAGCATGGAATCAGCGGTGCTTACTGGTATGACCGCGATTGGGATGAAATCGCTTATTTTGGTTCCGATCTGCAAGCAATCATGAATGAGGGCATGGGACGTTATATTAATGATTTTCAAATTAAATTGAACAGAGATCGTCTGCTGGTTCCTACGATCTTCGAATACATCGAGCAGCATGGATCTCTGACGGATGCGGTAGTCAACTTTATGTGGTATCGAGGTACCGTGGCACATGAGACTAGAGGGTATCCGAAAACTAAGAAAAGGGTGAACAGTCTGGCCTGA
- a CDS encoding CsbD family protein: MTTREELRGHWNEIRGRIEEKWSQLSSSDLDGLEGKTDQLVGKIQQKTGETRSDIQRELDSMVESLSHSASSMAGKVGETFNEAVKNSREQFSHASEAAREQYEQVNQTVQKGYREAEQTVRKHPAESVAVAFGTGLIAGVIVSLVWRR; encoded by the coding sequence ATGACCACTCGAGAAGAACTTCGCGGTCACTGGAATGAAATTCGGGGGCGTATTGAGGAAAAATGGAGCCAGCTCAGTTCGAGTGATCTAGATGGACTGGAAGGCAAGACGGATCAACTTGTTGGGAAGATTCAGCAGAAAACAGGTGAAACAAGAAGCGACATCCAACGAGAACTCGATTCCATGGTTGAAAGTCTTTCCCATTCGGCATCATCGATGGCGGGAAAGGTCGGAGAAACGTTCAACGAAGCTGTCAAAAACTCGAGAGAACAGTTCTCACATGCTTCAGAAGCGGCGCGAGAGCAATATGAGCAGGTGAATCAGACTGTTCAAAAAGGGTATCGAGAAGCAGAGCAGACCGTTCGTAAGCATCCTGCCGAGTCAGTGGCAGTTGCCTTTGGTACTGGTTTGATCGCAGGTGTGATTGTAAGCCTGGTCTGGCGTCGCTAA
- a CDS encoding DUF883 C-terminal domain-containing protein: MIHQYEDLEKHIVPASHDQVKKSVTSKSSQVSHYVEEEPVKSVLISLGVGIGAGLLLGSMFRGSSRYFTRDEAFMDRVGNSVRDSLSEIVPASLRKHFRS; this comes from the coding sequence ATGATTCATCAATACGAAGATCTGGAAAAACACATTGTACCTGCCTCGCATGATCAGGTTAAGAAGTCTGTAACTTCTAAATCTTCTCAGGTAAGTCATTATGTGGAAGAGGAACCGGTCAAATCAGTACTGATTAGCCTGGGAGTCGGAATAGGAGCAGGGCTGTTATTAGGGTCAATGTTTCGTGGGTCATCAAGATACTTTACACGCGATGAAGCCTTTATGGACCGCGTGGGAAACAGCGTCCGTGATTCTCTGTCTGAGATTGTGCCAGCCTCTCTGAGAAAGCATTTTCGTTCCTGA
- a CDS encoding ANTAR domain-containing response regulator, whose product MMEMESLQVLIAHGNSETLQLIQKAVRKLGHQIMGTVQTGEAIIQACTRQLPDLVISGVKMPDMDGIRALTLVGKDTPIPGIIVTPKSDLELVETAALDHIMAWLVEPIRVIDLAPSILLVHRRAAEFAELKQENQDLRAALCARKTIEQAKGILMKTAGLDEETAFRQLQKMASHKRMKLIEIAQAIIAAEGAFDLIQKD is encoded by the coding sequence ATGATGGAGATGGAATCTCTGCAGGTTCTGATTGCACATGGTAACAGTGAAACTCTGCAGCTTATCCAGAAAGCAGTTCGTAAACTGGGCCATCAGATCATGGGGACTGTTCAAACAGGGGAGGCGATTATCCAGGCTTGCACCCGTCAGCTTCCGGATCTCGTTATCAGTGGTGTGAAAATGCCAGATATGGATGGAATACGCGCACTGACTCTGGTGGGAAAAGATACTCCGATTCCGGGAATCATCGTCACCCCCAAGAGTGATCTGGAACTGGTTGAGACTGCTGCACTTGATCATATTATGGCCTGGCTCGTAGAACCAATTCGGGTAATCGACCTTGCTCCCAGTATTCTATTAGTGCATCGTCGAGCTGCAGAATTCGCTGAACTCAAACAGGAAAACCAGGACCTGCGTGCCGCTTTATGTGCTCGGAAAACTATCGAACAGGCAAAGGGAATCCTGATGAAAACAGCTGGTCTGGATGAAGAAACAGCATTCCGACAACTTCAAAAAATGGCCAGTCATAAACGCATGAAACTGATTGAAATTGCCCAGGCAATCATTGCCGCCGAAGGCGCGTTCGATCTTATTCAGAAAGACTGA
- a CDS encoding transposase, whose protein sequence is MICVDAQGIPLAVETESANRNEAILVEPLIAKMTLKKRHPQRLIYDKAGDSQKLRDCLAEQNIDFICPHRDIKNRKQKSQDGRKLRRYKRRWIVERTISWLHNYRRVVTRWEYHNHLYTGFVKLACLFTIIKRFSDHL, encoded by the coding sequence ATGATTTGCGTGGACGCCCAGGGGATTCCCCTAGCAGTCGAGACGGAATCAGCCAACCGTAATGAAGCAATTCTGGTCGAACCGTTGATTGCAAAAATGACATTGAAAAAACGACATCCTCAGCGATTGATTTACGATAAAGCGGGAGATTCACAAAAATTGCGAGACTGTTTGGCTGAGCAGAATATCGATTTTATTTGTCCCCACCGGGACATCAAAAACCGAAAGCAGAAAAGCCAAGATGGTCGCAAGCTCCGACGTTACAAGCGACGTTGGATTGTTGAGAGGACGATCTCCTGGTTACATAATTATCGGCGAGTGGTGACACGATGGGAGTACCACAATCACCTTTACACAGGCTTTGTAAAGCTGGCCTGCCTGTTCACCATTATTAAACGGTTTTCGGACCACCTCTAG
- a CDS encoding AI-2E family transporter, with protein MSLTTSSQEPDCQTKRGESQVNDDTDTDPSSSQIQEQLREEQAVSALVLMDKIKNRNYGRVSLAILATLGVVHALYFARAILIPIALAIVLFFLLAPLVRFLTRITPIPEWLAAAIVVLSLTFSLGFMSYVLASPVSDWLSSAPATFRKAEQKLRFIIDPVDKIDQASSQVSDIASGKEKDDVVKVSIQQPPVTSYLLSSTVNFLAGVTITVVLVYLLLAMGHRTLNSVVELMPTLEDKRGLVTMIRNVELGISRYLVTITAINICLGIIIGTVMWLLGLPDPILLGIMAATLNFIPFVGAFIGAAVTFLIGIVYLNTPAEAIIGPLMYIVINTLEGNVFTPMILGRSMKLNPALVFICIIFWGWAWGVGGILLAVPLIGMVKISCDHFKSLQPVARILSG; from the coding sequence ATGTCCCTGACTACGTCCTCTCAAGAACCTGATTGCCAGACCAAGCGTGGTGAATCTCAGGTGAACGATGACACTGATACTGATCCGTCGAGTTCTCAGATACAAGAGCAGCTCAGGGAAGAACAAGCTGTGTCTGCTCTTGTTTTGATGGACAAGATCAAAAATAGAAACTACGGGCGGGTCTCTCTGGCCATTCTGGCAACATTAGGCGTGGTACACGCTTTGTATTTTGCTCGGGCTATTCTTATTCCCATCGCCCTGGCGATTGTTCTATTCTTTCTTCTGGCACCATTAGTTCGATTTCTGACACGGATCACTCCCATACCTGAGTGGCTTGCTGCTGCGATCGTTGTACTCTCCCTCACTTTTTCCCTTGGTTTTATGAGTTATGTACTGGCGTCTCCAGTATCTGATTGGCTGTCGAGTGCTCCAGCCACATTTAGAAAAGCAGAGCAGAAGCTGCGTTTTATCATCGACCCGGTAGATAAAATCGATCAGGCTTCCTCTCAGGTTTCTGATATTGCTTCGGGAAAAGAAAAAGACGATGTAGTCAAGGTCTCAATTCAACAGCCCCCGGTAACCAGTTACCTCTTGAGCTCAACTGTTAATTTTCTGGCGGGTGTTACCATCACCGTGGTTCTGGTCTATCTTCTACTGGCGATGGGGCATCGGACCTTGAATTCCGTTGTCGAATTAATGCCGACCCTCGAAGATAAACGAGGCCTCGTGACGATGATTCGTAACGTAGAGCTCGGTATTTCCCGGTATCTGGTGACCATTACAGCAATCAATATTTGTCTGGGTATTATCATCGGAACTGTGATGTGGTTGCTTGGGCTCCCCGATCCCATCCTTCTGGGGATCATGGCAGCCACTCTCAATTTCATACCATTTGTGGGAGCATTTATTGGTGCAGCAGTTACTTTTTTGATCGGGATTGTCTATTTGAATACGCCAGCAGAAGCCATTATTGGGCCGTTGATGTATATCGTGATTAACACCTTGGAAGGGAATGTATTTACGCCCATGATTTTAGGGCGTTCGATGAAGCTTAACCCGGCACTGGTATTTATCTGTATTATTTTCTGGGGTTGGGCCTGGGGAGTCGGTGGTATTCTACTGGCTGTTCCCCTGATCGGTATGGTCAAGATCTCTTGTGATCATTTTAAATCTCTGCAGCCTGTCGCCCGCATTCTGTCCGGTTAA
- a CDS encoding transposase, with protein sequence MPTRSRTELSRLVDTGSRTDPTVELTDKQWSLIEDLFPWEPPAPQGGRPKAKPRACFNGIMWILRTGARWKDLPERYPPKSTCHDRLKEWSESGLFDQALERLLRALEESEILDLTETFADGTFASAKKGVNRLDRHAVAKELRL encoded by the coding sequence ATGCCCACACGATCCCGTACAGAGCTAAGCCGGCTCGTCGACACGGGATCCAGGACGGACCCAACTGTAGAATTAACCGATAAACAATGGAGTTTAATTGAGGATTTATTCCCTTGGGAACCTCCGGCGCCCCAGGGTGGACGTCCCAAAGCAAAACCCAGAGCCTGTTTCAATGGTATAATGTGGATACTTCGGACAGGAGCCCGCTGGAAAGATTTACCAGAGAGGTATCCTCCAAAATCGACCTGTCACGACCGTTTGAAGGAATGGTCGGAGTCAGGTCTGTTCGATCAAGCATTAGAACGATTATTGAGAGCCTTGGAAGAATCGGAGATATTAGACCTGACAGAAACCTTTGCCGATGGCACATTTGCTTCGGCAAAAAAAGGGGTAAACAGGTTGGACCGACACGCCGTGGCAAAGGAACTAAGATTATGA
- a CDS encoding alkaline phosphatase family protein, with product MTGPHTMFLGEFVSTPLYGNTLSARGGVMRRFGFHDDTTADYLLGMAEQNCLPDFTLAYFPNNDFDSHSEGPENAVSTLQAVDTHLGKLIEILGGIDQFLEKHVILITGDHSQSDLDDDPGIDLNEVLEQFQVVEAGKPWNSSEDLMVCPNMRSAQIYMQPELWQRRHSVIDCLLNCPEIDQVLWCDHDSGLNGTDQPAFYVHTQDRGNLVFKPAPDSNGHARDIYGTGWIWDGDLNAVDASVTSDHQIEFGDYPNAFERIATGFSEKTGNIWVTARLGKEFCLPGIKCNPEGSHGSLHFLDSTAPLIAAGLPVNFALPAAPRIIDMTPICLQLLGLKPSRQPGDSAINTPMNG from the coding sequence ATGACCGGGCCGCATACCATGTTTCTGGGCGAATTTGTTTCGACGCCGCTCTACGGCAATACCCTTTCGGCACGAGGTGGAGTAATGAGAAGATTCGGCTTCCACGATGATACCACGGCCGACTATCTACTGGGGATGGCTGAGCAGAACTGTCTACCCGATTTTACCCTGGCTTATTTTCCCAACAATGATTTTGACAGCCATTCAGAAGGACCAGAAAACGCGGTTTCGACTCTGCAGGCAGTCGACACTCACCTGGGAAAACTGATAGAAATCCTCGGCGGCATTGACCAGTTTCTGGAGAAGCATGTCATCCTGATTACAGGAGACCATTCACAGAGTGATCTGGATGATGATCCAGGAATCGATTTAAATGAAGTACTCGAGCAGTTCCAGGTCGTAGAAGCGGGGAAACCCTGGAATAGCTCTGAAGATTTAATGGTCTGCCCGAATATGCGATCCGCGCAAATCTATATGCAACCGGAATTATGGCAGCGTCGACATTCGGTGATTGACTGTCTGTTAAATTGTCCGGAGATTGATCAGGTTCTGTGGTGTGATCATGACAGTGGATTGAATGGCACAGATCAGCCAGCGTTTTATGTCCATACTCAGGATCGTGGAAATCTGGTGTTTAAACCGGCTCCAGACTCAAATGGTCATGCCCGCGATATCTATGGAACGGGCTGGATCTGGGACGGTGATTTAAATGCCGTTGATGCAAGTGTTACATCAGATCATCAAATTGAATTTGGTGATTACCCCAATGCATTTGAACGAATCGCAACTGGCTTTTCTGAAAAGACCGGGAATATCTGGGTGACTGCCCGCCTGGGTAAAGAATTCTGCCTACCGGGCATTAAGTGTAACCCTGAGGGGTCACACGGTTCGCTGCATTTCTTAGATTCAACTGCCCCCCTGATCGCAGCGGGACTGCCAGTTAATTTCGCGTTGCCGGCTGCACCTCGTATTATCGATATGACGCCGATCTGCCTGCAGTTGCTGGGACTGAAACCATCACGCCAGCCTGGCGACAGTGCGATTAACACTCCTATGAACGGCTAG
- a CDS encoding PP2C family protein-serine/threonine phosphatase: protein MTGKMDCYGLSRSGARHAVNQDQFLIADLEKSMRIHSSSLSLDHNSRLYGSSQAKLLMVADGVGQSNSGDLASRLVTDCISRYLLNEMEWFLRCNEDTDAELYREFLTAFELCQERLEHDIQDHPERSGMETTLTLAYLTWPQLYLVHAGHSRCYLYRNSQLHQLTRDHSFAERLITSGALDVDDVPEIWQELLVNSIGGNEDSALNPEIVKTEIRVGDTLLLCTDGLTRELPDLIIAEILGKDLMADETCIRLVNQAIAQGGTDNITAVVARFLDLGDQDVSLTVSLDADTGTPEHSVDSTDKDNSQKPETNHDRVKQQDQVL, encoded by the coding sequence ATGACTGGAAAAATGGACTGTTATGGTCTATCTCGCAGTGGCGCACGACATGCCGTCAATCAGGATCAATTTCTGATTGCCGATTTGGAAAAATCAATGCGAATTCATTCAAGCAGTCTGAGCCTGGATCATAATTCCAGACTGTATGGTAGCTCGCAGGCAAAACTGCTGATGGTAGCTGATGGTGTAGGTCAGTCTAACTCTGGGGACCTGGCAAGTCGTCTGGTGACAGACTGTATTTCAAGGTATCTTCTGAATGAAATGGAATGGTTTCTGCGATGCAACGAGGATACAGACGCAGAATTGTATCGAGAATTCTTAACTGCCTTCGAACTCTGTCAGGAGCGACTGGAGCACGATATTCAGGATCACCCGGAACGCTCGGGGATGGAAACGACTTTAACACTCGCTTATCTGACCTGGCCTCAGTTGTATCTCGTGCATGCCGGTCACAGTCGCTGTTATCTGTATCGAAACTCACAACTGCATCAATTAACGAGAGATCACAGTTTTGCAGAACGACTGATAACCAGCGGCGCATTGGATGTCGATGATGTTCCGGAGATCTGGCAGGAACTACTGGTCAATTCTATCGGGGGCAATGAAGACAGCGCATTAAATCCTGAAATCGTCAAAACAGAGATACGGGTGGGAGACACATTGCTCTTATGCACTGATGGTTTAACCAGAGAACTTCCCGATCTGATTATCGCCGAAATTCTCGGCAAGGACTTGATGGCTGATGAAACTTGCATTCGCCTCGTGAATCAGGCAATAGCTCAGGGCGGGACAGATAATATCACAGCAGTTGTCGCCAGGTTTCTGGATCTGGGTGATCAGGATGTCTCTCTGACTGTATCTCTCGATGCCGATACCGGAACACCAGAGCATTCCGTTGACTCTACTGATAAAGACAACAGTCAGAAACCGGAAACAAACCATGATCGGGTTAAACAACAGGATCAGGTCCTGTGA
- a CDS encoding phage holin family protein has protein sequence MGETMIGQNGTFQSESKPDMRGDLGDLGADLLALGELQVELLSVDTRDAMRESVIPVVFMALGLGLCIGAFPVLLLACSWWLSNTFEFTLASSMLTVAVSGLCIAAGLLFYAWRGLLKSLSIVQRSGRELRSNIQWIKTIISQKHRNRQNAV, from the coding sequence GTGGGTGAAACGATGATAGGGCAAAATGGAACATTTCAGTCAGAATCTAAGCCTGACATGAGAGGTGACCTGGGAGACTTGGGAGCAGATCTGCTGGCGCTCGGAGAGTTACAGGTTGAATTACTCTCAGTTGATACGCGAGATGCGATGCGGGAGTCGGTAATACCTGTAGTTTTTATGGCGCTGGGGTTGGGTTTGTGTATTGGCGCGTTTCCAGTATTACTGCTGGCTTGCTCGTGGTGGCTCAGTAATACTTTTGAGTTTACACTGGCATCTTCCATGCTGACCGTAGCAGTATCAGGCTTGTGCATTGCTGCCGGTTTATTATTTTATGCCTGGAGGGGTTTGCTTAAAAGCTTAAGTATAGTGCAACGCTCCGGAAGGGAATTACGCAGTAATATCCAATGGATTAAAACGATCATTTCTCAAAAGCATCGTAATCGGCAAAATGCTGTCTGA